A part of Melittangium boletus DSM 14713 genomic DNA contains:
- a CDS encoding PLP-dependent aminotransferase family protein, which yields MRKASEVQEPKLYERVAERLGAAIAAGTLRAGDRLPSVRQLSASERVSVSTVLQAYLHLEDRGLIETRPQSGHYVRRRERPLPAEPEVSQPTSQASPVSVSALVTRVYRAANDPRIVPLGAACPSPELLPTQRLHRELALVTREASATAIGYDMPPGSLELRQQVARRSLEWGCPLSPEDFIITHGAAEAISLSLAAVAHRGDTVVLESPAYYGTLQAIETQGLRALEIPTHPRHGLELDALESALRKRKVAAVLVVSSFSNPLGGCMPEENRRRLVELLAARGIPLIEDDLYGDLHFGPLRPRPAKAHDPDGSVLLCGSFSKTLAPGYRVGWVAPGRFRQKVELLKYAHTVATSTPPQLAIAAFLRNGGYDRHLRTLRRQLEAQVRRMVDSVGEHFPEGVRVTRPEGGMLLWVEMPRQVDALELHARALAAGIGIAPGPIFSAQKRYGNCIRLSCGFPWSPQLEGALTTLGSLARSLA from the coding sequence ATGCGCAAGGCCAGCGAGGTCCAGGAGCCGAAGCTGTACGAGCGGGTGGCGGAACGGCTCGGCGCCGCCATCGCCGCGGGCACGTTGAGGGCGGGAGATCGGCTGCCCTCGGTGCGGCAGCTCAGCGCCAGCGAGCGGGTGAGCGTGTCCACGGTGCTCCAGGCCTACCTGCACCTGGAGGATCGAGGGCTCATCGAGACGCGGCCCCAGTCCGGCCATTACGTGCGCCGACGCGAGCGTCCGCTGCCCGCGGAACCCGAGGTCTCCCAGCCCACGTCGCAGGCCTCGCCCGTGAGCGTGAGCGCGTTGGTGACGCGGGTGTACCGGGCGGCGAATGATCCCCGCATCGTCCCCCTGGGCGCGGCGTGCCCCTCCCCGGAACTGCTCCCCACCCAACGGCTGCACCGCGAGTTGGCCCTCGTGACCCGGGAGGCCAGCGCGACGGCCATCGGGTACGACATGCCCCCAGGCAGCCTGGAGCTGAGGCAGCAGGTGGCGCGCCGCTCGCTGGAGTGGGGCTGCCCGCTGTCCCCCGAGGACTTCATCATCACCCATGGGGCGGCGGAGGCGATTTCCCTGAGCCTGGCCGCGGTGGCCCACCGGGGAGACACCGTGGTCCTCGAGTCTCCGGCCTATTACGGCACGTTGCAGGCCATCGAGACCCAGGGCCTGCGCGCGCTGGAAATCCCCACCCATCCCCGCCACGGCCTGGAGCTGGACGCGTTGGAGTCCGCGTTGCGCAAGCGCAAGGTGGCCGCGGTGCTGGTGGTCTCCAGTTTCAGCAACCCCCTGGGCGGTTGCATGCCGGAGGAGAATCGCCGGCGGCTGGTGGAGCTGCTCGCCGCGCGGGGAATCCCCCTCATCGAGGACGACCTCTACGGCGATCTGCACTTCGGCCCCCTGCGCCCCCGGCCCGCGAAGGCGCATGATCCGGATGGGAGCGTGCTGCTGTGTGGCTCCTTCTCGAAGACGCTCGCGCCGGGCTACCGGGTGGGCTGGGTGGCCCCGGGCCGCTTCCGGCAGAAGGTGGAGCTGCTCAAGTACGCCCACACGGTGGCCACGTCCACCCCACCCCAGCTCGCCATCGCCGCCTTCCTGCGCAACGGGGGCTATGACCGGCACCTGCGCACGCTGCGGCGGCAGCTCGAGGCCCAGGTGCGGCGGATGGTGGACTCCGTGGGCGAGCACTTCCCGGAGGGCGTGCGCGTGACCCGGCCCGAGGGAGGCATGCTCCTCTGGGTGGAAATGCCGCGCCAGGTGGACGCGCTGGAGCTGCACGCGCGGGCGCTCGCCGCGGGCATCGGCATCGCGCCCGGCCCCATCTTCTCGGCGCAGAAGCGCTATGGGAACTGCATCCGCCTGAGCTGCGGCTTCCCCTGGTCGCCCCAGCTGGAAGGCGCGCTGACCACCCTGGGCAGCCTCGCTCGCTCGCTGGCGTGA
- a CDS encoding EamA family transporter: MVTRSLMGGGETELSLEQGGLWTHPLRLEGLRLSCRAGLVWLTREGDREDHVLKPGQALQVEGPGRVVVQALRPAHLCVSPTAPSEASRRREGLLFGALGVVAFSLTLPATQVAVAELGGTLVGLGRALIAAVLAAGVLAVRRERLPERSHWPRLAWVIAGVVVGFPLLSALALRNMPASHGAVLVGLLPGATAVAAVFRARERPSWGFWLSALAGLGAVLVFAAARGAGLPTRADGLVLLAVAAGAMGYAEGGVLARELGGWRVICWALVLSMPLLVPVVALSVDVGRLSASPRAWLGLGYLSAVSMFLGFFAWYRGMALGGVARVGQLQLAQPLLTLLWCALLLGEPVSPGTIGAALLVLLCVFAGVRSRVRRVAA, translated from the coding sequence ATGGTCACGAGGAGCCTCATGGGGGGTGGTGAGACGGAGCTGTCGCTCGAGCAGGGGGGGCTGTGGACGCACCCGCTGCGCCTGGAGGGGCTGCGTTTGTCCTGTCGCGCGGGGTTGGTGTGGCTCACCCGGGAGGGAGATCGGGAGGACCACGTGCTGAAACCCGGACAAGCGCTCCAGGTGGAGGGTCCGGGCCGGGTGGTGGTGCAGGCGCTGCGGCCCGCGCACCTGTGCGTCTCGCCCACGGCCCCTTCCGAGGCCTCCCGGCGCCGGGAAGGGCTGCTGTTCGGCGCCCTGGGCGTGGTGGCCTTCAGCCTGACGCTGCCCGCCACGCAGGTGGCGGTCGCCGAGTTGGGTGGCACCCTGGTGGGACTGGGACGCGCGCTGATCGCGGCGGTGCTCGCTGCGGGGGTGCTGGCCGTGCGCCGCGAGCGCCTTCCCGAGCGCAGCCACTGGCCGCGCCTCGCGTGGGTGATCGCGGGCGTGGTGGTGGGGTTTCCCCTGTTGTCCGCGCTGGCGCTGCGGAACATGCCCGCCTCGCACGGCGCGGTGCTGGTGGGGTTGCTGCCCGGGGCCACCGCCGTGGCGGCCGTCTTCCGCGCGAGGGAGCGCCCCTCCTGGGGCTTCTGGCTCTCCGCGCTGGCGGGGCTTGGCGCCGTGCTCGTCTTCGCGGCGGCTCGAGGCGCGGGGCTGCCCACGCGGGCGGATGGACTGGTGTTGCTCGCCGTGGCCGCGGGCGCCATGGGTTATGCCGAGGGCGGGGTGCTCGCGCGGGAGCTGGGCGGCTGGCGGGTCATCTGCTGGGCGCTGGTGCTCTCCATGCCCCTGCTCGTGCCCGTGGTGGCGCTGTCCGTGGACGTCGGGCGGCTCTCCGCCAGCCCCCGTGCATGGCTGGGCCTGGGCTACCTCTCCGCGGTGAGCATGTTCCTCGGCTTCTTCGCCTGGTACCGGGGGATGGCCCTGGGGGGCGTGGCGCGCGTCGGTCAGCTCCAGCTCGCCCAGCCCCTCCTGACCCTCTTATGGTGCGCCCTGTTGCTCGGCGAGCCCGTGAGTCCTGGCACGATCGGCGCGGCCCTGCTCGTCCTCCTGTGCGTGTTCGCCGGAGTGCGCAGCCGCGTGCGGCGCGTGGCAGCCTAG
- a CDS encoding sigma 54-interacting transcriptional regulator, whose amino-acid sequence MPELVFFRRGEEVLKVGLGLERMVLGRGDKSDVVIPDPEVSRQQVALTFDGTQCTLEDLSGKGTSVAGTPMTRGVLADGVDLRLGQWSAVFRLHGGGQTEGPTEIGSHTEAQPRESVSRWQPAQVRVRQGANETVHKLQADSFTVGKDPSCDLVVQDPFISSRHLKVVRREGNFQVVDTNSTNGTWLGAVRVFEVQVGLPTTLRVGETDLILEPVTAVRREQAFHGLIGNDMAVRQLVDLIQRVAPSTAAVAILGESGTGKELVARALHECSQRAGKPFIPVNCAAISKELIESELFGHEKGSFTGATNARKGAFEEADGGTLFLDEIGELPLDLQAKLLRALESGEIKRVGASRPMNVDVRVVAATNRDLLSSVREGRFREDLYYRLCVVPLHLPPLRSRRGDILALAENFLRMYTPRGQTVRLSTAALERLQQHAWPGNIRELRNVVHRALLLRKGASIEASDITFDQEVNRETGVAVPELPPGMTLEQMLLKLERQIVEAALRRYNNNRERVARELGVARSTLFKRLKEWGLTRQEEEPES is encoded by the coding sequence GTGCCAGAGCTGGTGTTCTTTCGTCGGGGCGAGGAGGTTCTCAAGGTTGGATTGGGTCTCGAGCGCATGGTGCTCGGCCGCGGCGACAAGAGTGATGTCGTCATTCCCGATCCCGAGGTGAGCCGTCAGCAGGTGGCGCTCACCTTCGACGGTACGCAGTGCACGCTGGAGGATCTGTCCGGTAAGGGCACCTCCGTGGCGGGGACCCCCATGACGCGAGGCGTGCTCGCGGATGGCGTGGATCTGAGGCTCGGACAGTGGAGCGCCGTGTTCCGGCTCCATGGCGGCGGGCAGACCGAGGGCCCCACCGAGATTGGCTCGCACACGGAGGCGCAGCCCCGGGAGTCGGTCTCGCGCTGGCAGCCCGCGCAGGTGCGCGTCCGGCAGGGCGCCAACGAGACCGTGCACAAGCTCCAGGCCGACAGCTTCACCGTGGGGAAGGATCCCTCGTGTGACCTGGTGGTGCAGGATCCGTTCATCTCCAGCCGCCACCTGAAGGTGGTGCGGCGCGAGGGGAACTTCCAGGTGGTGGACACGAACTCCACCAATGGCACGTGGCTCGGCGCGGTGCGCGTCTTCGAGGTGCAGGTGGGCCTGCCCACCACGTTGCGCGTGGGCGAGACGGACCTCATCCTCGAGCCCGTCACCGCCGTCCGCCGCGAGCAGGCCTTCCATGGGCTCATCGGCAATGACATGGCCGTGCGTCAGCTGGTGGACCTCATCCAGCGCGTGGCGCCCTCCACCGCCGCGGTGGCCATCCTCGGGGAGTCCGGCACGGGCAAGGAGCTGGTGGCCCGGGCGCTCCACGAGTGCTCCCAGCGCGCCGGCAAGCCCTTCATCCCCGTCAACTGCGCCGCCATCTCCAAGGAGCTCATCGAGAGCGAGCTGTTCGGCCATGAGAAGGGCTCGTTCACCGGCGCCACCAACGCGCGCAAGGGCGCCTTCGAGGAGGCCGATGGGGGCACGCTCTTCCTCGACGAGATTGGCGAGCTGCCGTTGGATCTCCAGGCCAAGCTGCTGCGCGCGCTGGAGAGCGGGGAGATCAAGCGCGTGGGGGCCAGCCGTCCCATGAACGTGGACGTGCGCGTGGTGGCCGCCACCAACCGGGATCTGCTGTCGTCCGTGCGAGAGGGCCGCTTCCGCGAGGATCTGTACTACCGCCTGTGCGTGGTGCCCCTGCACCTGCCGCCCCTGCGCAGCCGGCGCGGGGACATCCTCGCCCTGGCCGAGAACTTCCTGCGCATGTACACGCCCCGGGGTCAGACGGTGAGGCTGAGCACGGCCGCCTTGGAGCGGCTGCAGCAGCACGCCTGGCCGGGCAACATCCGCGAGCTGCGCAACGTGGTGCACCGCGCGTTGCTCCTGCGCAAGGGCGCGAGCATCGAGGCCAGCGACATCACCTTCGATCAGGAGGTGAACCGCGAGACGGGCGTGGCGGTGCCCGAGCTGCCTCCGGGGATGACGCTGGAGCAGATGCTGCTCAAGCTCGAGCGGCAGATCGTCGAGGCCGCCCTGCGCCGCTACAACAACAACCGCGAGCGCGTGGCCCGCGAGCTGGGCGTGGCCCGCTCCACCCTCTTCAAGCGCCTCAAGGAGTGGGGGCTTACCCGACAAGAGGAAGAGCCGGAGTCCTAG
- a CDS encoding serine hydrolase domain-containing protein, which produces MADFNIDVDPAAVGLDARRLRRIDAHLRRYVDEGKLAGCQVMVSRQGKVAHLSSLGHADLEAGRPVETDTLWRIYSMTKPVTAIAAMMLWEEGAFELTDPVSKWLPELAAPRVYVGGPAAKPVTVPATEPIRVWHLLTHTAGFTYGFHKVHVTDEIHRLRGFDLGAPPGMDLAGCVRAWAEIPLSFQPGAEWNYSVATDVLGRLIEVVSGQSLETFFTERVFGPLGMTDTGFWCPEPKQGRLAALYSAAPHASRPVRIDSVGNAVKRPPSWLSGGGGLVSSTRDYTRFTWMLLNGGEFEGARLLSPRTLDYMTVNHLPGGADLASFGRPLFAETRFDGVGFGLGFGVVTDPVAYRTLTSVGEYHWGGMASTAFWVDPAEQLSVVFMTQLMPSSAYPLRTQLRQLVYQSLVD; this is translated from the coding sequence ATGGCGGATTTCAACATCGATGTCGACCCGGCGGCGGTCGGCCTGGACGCGCGGCGGTTGCGGCGCATCGACGCCCACCTGCGCCGCTACGTCGACGAGGGCAAGCTCGCGGGCTGTCAGGTGATGGTGTCGCGCCAGGGCAAGGTCGCGCACCTCTCCTCCCTCGGGCACGCCGACCTGGAGGCGGGCCGCCCGGTCGAGACGGACACCCTCTGGCGCATCTACTCGATGACCAAGCCCGTCACCGCCATCGCCGCCATGATGCTGTGGGAGGAGGGCGCCTTCGAGCTCACGGATCCCGTGAGCAAGTGGCTGCCCGAGCTCGCCGCTCCCCGCGTCTATGTCGGAGGCCCGGCGGCCAAGCCCGTGACCGTGCCCGCGACGGAGCCCATCCGGGTGTGGCACCTGCTCACGCACACCGCGGGGTTCACCTACGGCTTCCACAAGGTGCACGTCACCGACGAAATCCACCGGCTGCGTGGCTTCGATCTCGGCGCGCCCCCGGGCATGGACCTCGCCGGGTGTGTGCGCGCCTGGGCGGAGATTCCGCTGTCGTTCCAACCCGGCGCCGAGTGGAACTACTCGGTGGCGACGGACGTGCTCGGACGCTTGATCGAGGTGGTGTCCGGGCAGTCGCTCGAGACGTTCTTCACCGAGCGCGTCTTCGGCCCGCTCGGGATGACGGACACCGGCTTCTGGTGCCCCGAGCCCAAGCAGGGCCGTCTGGCCGCGCTGTATTCGGCGGCCCCCCACGCCTCCCGGCCCGTGCGCATCGACTCGGTCGGCAACGCCGTGAAGCGGCCTCCCTCCTGGCTGTCGGGCGGTGGCGGCCTCGTGTCGTCGACGCGCGACTACACGCGCTTCACCTGGATGCTCCTGAACGGGGGCGAGTTCGAGGGCGCGCGGCTGCTGTCGCCTCGGACCCTTGACTACATGACCGTCAACCACCTGCCCGGTGGGGCGGACCTCGCCTCCTTTGGCCGGCCGCTGTTCGCCGAGACGCGCTTCGACGGCGTCGGATTCGGACTTGGCTTCGGGGTGGTGACGGATCCGGTGGCCTACCGGACGCTGACGAGCGTGGGCGAGTACCACTGGGGAGGCATGGCGAGCACCGCCTTCTGGGTGGACCCGGCCGAACAGCTCTCCGTGGTCTTCATGACGCAGCTGATGCCCTCGAGCGCCTACCCCCTGCGCACGCAACTGCGCCAGCTCGTCTACCAGTCGCTCGTCGACTAA
- the gspN gene encoding type II secretion system protein GspN: protein MATTENRIARWKLVLGYGVFSLVAFVLCLFLTFPYDTLRQRAVEAAADAGYALRIGSLRPGLRGLTATQVRLSKAPNGITPELHELLASNASMMPGPEELGEPLNIDSVAVRPALLPLGVAFHASLLGGSISGNVGGLGDVKVAVSLSNLDASSGNLKGFSGVDMAGKLNGSLDLTLPKTRGQADLSQANGQLTLDSRGLIIQGGNVTVPMYGQPTPMDLPKIALGDIDARVKIEKGLGTIETMQAKSEDLEVQGTGTVKLGQRLDVSQPDMDFKLNAEPEFVKRLGILGAGLTILPTDKADPKFRVAHLSGFFNRPTFGPPRGQQMR from the coding sequence ATGGCTACGACCGAGAACCGCATCGCTCGTTGGAAGCTCGTCCTTGGCTACGGGGTGTTCTCGCTCGTGGCCTTCGTGCTGTGCCTCTTCCTCACCTTCCCGTACGACACGCTGCGCCAGCGCGCCGTGGAAGCCGCGGCGGACGCGGGCTATGCGCTGCGCATCGGCTCGCTGCGGCCGGGGCTGCGCGGGCTGACGGCCACCCAGGTGCGCCTGAGCAAGGCCCCCAATGGGATCACGCCCGAGCTGCATGAGCTGTTGGCCAGCAACGCGTCGATGATGCCCGGCCCCGAGGAGCTGGGGGAGCCGTTGAACATCGACTCGGTGGCGGTGCGGCCCGCGCTGCTGCCCCTGGGCGTGGCCTTCCACGCGAGCCTGCTGGGCGGCAGCATCAGCGGCAACGTGGGCGGTCTGGGCGACGTGAAGGTGGCGGTGTCGCTGTCGAACCTGGATGCCTCGAGCGGCAACCTCAAGGGCTTCAGCGGCGTGGACATGGCGGGCAAGCTCAATGGCTCGCTCGACCTCACCCTGCCCAAGACGCGCGGGCAAGCGGACCTGAGCCAGGCCAATGGCCAGCTCACGCTGGACTCCCGGGGTCTCATCATCCAGGGCGGCAACGTCACCGTGCCCATGTACGGCCAGCCCACGCCCATGGATCTGCCGAAGATCGCGCTCGGGGACATCGACGCGCGCGTCAAGATCGAGAAGGGCCTGGGCACCATCGAGACGATGCAGGCCAAGAGCGAGGACCTGGAGGTCCAGGGCACGGGGACGGTGAAGCTGGGCCAGCGGCTGGACGTGAGCCAGCCGGACATGGACTTCAAGCTGAACGCCGAGCCGGAGTTCGTGAAGCGGCTGGGCATCCTCGGCGCGGGACTCACCATCCTTCCCACGGACAAGGCGGACCCGAAGTTCCGCGTGGCGCACCTGTCGGGCTTCTTCAACCGTCCCACTTTCGGACCGCCCCGCGGCCAGCAGATGCGCTGA
- a CDS encoding RNA polymerase sigma factor, translating to MDVAVLPFPTFTELYRQYRTRALHIARRIVGDADDAEDVVQDVFTRLALRPSGFDGRASSGTWLHRVMVNSSINWLRARRRRERLQHEPEEGASPESQAVGTEMQRQFEQALQRVSEQQRQVLWLREMRGYSYPEIAALLRIPEGTVKSTLHRGRQRAQEELESRGWKPD from the coding sequence ATGGATGTCGCGGTCCTCCCTTTTCCCACTTTCACCGAGCTTTACCGTCAGTACCGTACCCGGGCCCTTCACATCGCGCGTCGCATCGTGGGCGACGCGGATGACGCGGAAGACGTCGTCCAGGACGTCTTCACGCGGCTGGCCCTGCGCCCCAGTGGTTTCGATGGCCGTGCCTCATCCGGGACCTGGCTGCACCGGGTGATGGTCAACAGCAGCATCAACTGGCTGCGAGCCCGCCGGCGCCGCGAGCGGTTGCAGCATGAGCCCGAGGAAGGCGCCTCACCGGAGAGCCAGGCGGTGGGCACCGAGATGCAGCGCCAGTTCGAGCAGGCCCTTCAGCGGGTGAGCGAGCAGCAGCGCCAGGTACTATGGCTGCGGGAGATGCGCGGCTACAGCTACCCGGAGATCGCCGCCCTGTTGCGCATCCCCGAGGGCACCGTGAAGAGCACCCTGCACCGAGGCCGTCAGCGGGCCCAGGAAGAGCTGGAGTCCCGCGGCTGGAAGCCCGACTAG
- a CDS encoding MBL fold metallo-hydrolase — protein sequence MDALYVRQLKLGTMDNFVYLVGPRDSQEVLVVDAAWDVPAIERALLEDGKRLVGAFVSHCHGDHTNGLPELLSRHDVPVYAQREEVDFSANLRGLVPGALRALDPGAEVTVGGRAFQALHTPGHTPGSQCLLAQDALVSGDTVFINGCGRCDLNGGDPEAMYRSLSQVLGKVPDSTLLLPGHDYANVPVAAMGDVRQKNPYFGFGDVASFVAYRTRPRR from the coding sequence ATGGATGCGCTGTACGTGCGCCAGTTGAAGCTGGGGACGATGGACAACTTCGTGTACCTCGTGGGACCCCGGGACTCCCAGGAGGTCCTGGTGGTGGACGCGGCGTGGGACGTGCCCGCCATCGAGAGGGCCCTGCTGGAGGATGGCAAGCGCCTAGTGGGCGCCTTCGTGTCTCACTGCCATGGCGACCACACCAATGGCCTGCCGGAGCTCCTGTCACGCCACGACGTGCCGGTGTACGCCCAGCGCGAGGAGGTGGACTTCTCCGCCAACCTGCGCGGCCTTGTTCCGGGCGCCCTGCGCGCGTTGGATCCCGGCGCCGAAGTCACGGTGGGGGGACGCGCCTTCCAGGCCCTGCACACCCCGGGGCACACGCCGGGCTCGCAGTGCCTGCTGGCCCAGGACGCGCTCGTGTCCGGAGACACCGTCTTCATCAACGGCTGCGGCCGCTGCGACCTGAATGGCGGAGACCCCGAGGCCATGTACCGCTCGCTGTCCCAGGTGCTGGGCAAGGTGCCGGACAGCACCTTGCTGCTGCCCGGGCATGACTACGCGAACGTGCCGGTGGCGGCCATGGGTGATGTGCGCCAGAAAAATCCCTACTTCGGCTTCGGCGACGTGGCCTCCTTCGTGGCCTATCGCACGAGGCCGCGCCGGTAG
- a CDS encoding S46 family peptidase, whose product MKKALLFLSLVSAPALAGEGKWTPQQVLELNPAELKKQGLQVPPQRLWDPKRGTGLLAGTVNVGGCSGAFISELGLVITNHHCAFPIIQEHSTPERDLISQGFLARSREEELPGKGARIQVPRAFTDVTGQMLAAVPAGADDLARHKALERKEKELIAECEKRPATRCIVSRFEGGLRFTLIDSVELTDSRLVYAPPRSVGEYGGEVDNWMWPRHTGDFAILRAYVAPDGSAAPYNAQNVPYKAEFFFPLATQGVKPDDFVMVLGYPGTTFRALLADEMAERQARYYPRVIDVYGEIIRILEAAGEKDPAGKIAVASNLKGLHNRHKNAGGQIAGLKRGHIVDKQRAAEEAVVAWARTRPAFAGALEARTGLLALREEGAKSFEHDLLLDTLAFSAKSTALSTRLARLSRERVKPDLEREPEFMDRELPRLKDWLEREQKNFFAPADKQVLLSLVRRAQALGEGERITAIDRYFGPVYSEKETAAKIEALYAGTKVLDLAERQKMAGETEAQLRARQDPLLDLGFALAAEIAVLKEARDRRSGANLRLRPEWRRAFLAHAGKPVAPDANGSLRVTFAKVKGYAPRDGILYTPQTTLAGVLEKNTGATPYDVPEKVLRAAEAQRFGAWKDARLKDVPVNFLSDADTTGGNSGSPTVNGKGQLVGVNFDRVWENVANDFGYNPDVARNVNVDVRYVLWLLDQVEDADALLRELGVRKGPQAKESR is encoded by the coding sequence ATGAAGAAGGCCCTCCTGTTCCTGTCCCTCGTGAGTGCTCCGGCCCTGGCCGGAGAGGGGAAGTGGACCCCCCAACAGGTCCTCGAACTCAATCCGGCGGAACTCAAGAAACAAGGCCTCCAGGTGCCGCCCCAGCGGTTGTGGGATCCCAAGCGGGGCACGGGCCTGCTCGCGGGCACGGTGAACGTGGGCGGATGCTCGGGGGCATTCATCTCCGAGCTGGGCCTGGTCATCACCAACCACCACTGCGCCTTCCCCATCATCCAGGAGCACAGCACCCCCGAGCGCGACCTCATCTCCCAGGGCTTCCTGGCCAGGAGCCGCGAGGAGGAGCTGCCGGGCAAGGGGGCTCGCATCCAGGTGCCGCGCGCCTTCACGGACGTGACCGGGCAGATGCTGGCGGCGGTGCCCGCCGGGGCGGATGACCTCGCGCGCCACAAGGCGCTGGAGCGCAAGGAGAAGGAGCTCATCGCCGAGTGCGAGAAGCGTCCGGCCACGCGCTGCATCGTGTCGCGCTTCGAGGGCGGCCTGCGCTTCACGCTGATCGACTCGGTGGAGCTCACGGACTCGCGGCTGGTGTACGCGCCGCCGCGCTCGGTGGGCGAGTACGGCGGGGAGGTCGACAACTGGATGTGGCCGCGCCACACCGGCGACTTCGCCATCCTGCGCGCCTACGTGGCGCCGGATGGCTCGGCCGCGCCCTACAACGCCCAGAACGTGCCCTACAAGGCGGAGTTCTTCTTCCCGCTGGCCACCCAGGGCGTGAAGCCCGACGACTTCGTGATGGTGCTGGGCTACCCCGGTACCACCTTCCGCGCCCTGCTCGCCGACGAGATGGCCGAACGCCAGGCGCGCTACTACCCCCGGGTTATCGACGTGTACGGGGAGATCATCCGCATCCTGGAGGCGGCGGGGGAGAAGGATCCGGCGGGGAAGATCGCCGTGGCCTCGAACCTCAAGGGCCTGCACAACCGCCACAAGAACGCGGGGGGGCAGATCGCGGGGCTCAAGCGGGGCCACATCGTGGACAAGCAGCGCGCGGCCGAGGAGGCGGTGGTGGCCTGGGCTCGCACGCGCCCGGCCTTCGCGGGAGCGCTCGAGGCCCGCACGGGGCTGCTGGCGCTCCGGGAGGAGGGCGCGAAGAGCTTCGAGCATGACCTGTTGCTCGACACGCTGGCCTTCTCGGCCAAGAGCACGGCCCTGTCGACGCGCCTGGCGCGCCTGTCCCGGGAGCGCGTGAAGCCGGATCTCGAGCGCGAGCCCGAGTTCATGGACCGCGAGCTGCCCCGGCTCAAGGACTGGCTGGAGCGCGAGCAGAAGAACTTCTTCGCCCCCGCGGACAAGCAGGTCCTGCTCTCGCTGGTGCGGCGCGCCCAGGCGCTCGGCGAGGGCGAGCGCATCACGGCGATCGACCGGTACTTCGGTCCGGTGTACTCGGAGAAGGAGACGGCCGCGAAGATCGAGGCGCTCTACGCTGGCACGAAGGTGCTGGACCTGGCCGAGCGGCAGAAGATGGCGGGAGAGACGGAAGCTCAGCTGCGCGCGCGCCAGGATCCCCTGCTGGATCTGGGCTTCGCGCTGGCGGCCGAAATAGCGGTGCTCAAGGAGGCGCGGGATCGGCGCTCGGGCGCGAACCTCCGGCTGCGGCCCGAGTGGCGCCGGGCGTTCCTCGCGCACGCGGGCAAGCCGGTGGCGCCGGATGCCAACGGCTCGCTGCGGGTGACCTTCGCCAAGGTGAAGGGGTACGCGCCGCGCGACGGCATCCTCTATACGCCGCAGACGACCCTCGCGGGCGTGCTGGAGAAGAACACGGGCGCGACGCCCTACGACGTGCCGGAGAAGGTGCTCCGCGCGGCCGAGGCCCAGCGCTTCGGCGCGTGGAAGGACGCGCGGCTCAAGGACGTGCCGGTGAACTTCCTGTCGGACGCGGACACCACGGGCGGCAACTCGGGCAGCCCCACGGTCAACGGCAAGGGCCAGCTCGTGGGCGTCAACTTCGATCGGGTCTGGGAGAACGTGGCCAATGACTTCGGCTACAACCCGGACGTGGCGCGCAACGTGAACGTGGACGTGCGCTACGTGCTGTGGTTGTTGGATCAGGTCGAGGACGCGGATGCCCTGTTGCGCGAGCTGGGCGTGCGCAAGGGGCCTCAGGCCAAGGAGAGCCGCTGA